In Synergistaceae bacterium, a single genomic region encodes these proteins:
- a CDS encoding DUF3798 domain-containing protein, which translates to MCRKICAAFLTAAMLVVFASGAFAAAKVGIVTGTTSQNEEEYRAAEEMIKKYGADRIVHVTYPDRFMDEQETTIQQIVSLADDPDVKGIVLNQAVPGCVAGVVKAKEFRPDLFTISVQTHEEPHLMSAKNDIVLDYDQVMRSKLSVPVAHKMGAKTLVFYSFPRHMARPQFLERRNVMQAECEKLGMTFVFQNAPDPTGDAGLSGTQQFVLEDVPRQVQKYGPDTAFYTTNVGMMEPLVKAAVENKAIMADACDPSPYLGYPGALGLSIPPEKKGDVDYLLDAIQKKINEAGVTGRFGTTTKPGNIYITYAAVDYLFGVIDGQIKGYDRPKMEEYMRKYLGESTQIRTYDDSTPNILMFAGETIVFDKK; encoded by the coding sequence ATGTGTAGAAAAATTTGTGCGGCGTTTCTGACGGCAGCGATGCTGGTTGTTTTTGCGAGCGGTGCTTTTGCGGCCGCGAAGGTTGGCATCGTGACGGGAACGACGTCGCAGAACGAGGAAGAATATCGGGCTGCCGAGGAAATGATAAAGAAATACGGCGCGGACAGAATCGTTCACGTCACGTACCCCGACCGGTTTATGGACGAGCAGGAAACGACGATTCAGCAGATCGTGAGTCTGGCGGACGACCCTGACGTTAAGGGCATCGTTCTCAATCAGGCCGTTCCGGGCTGCGTGGCGGGCGTCGTAAAGGCGAAGGAGTTCCGTCCGGACCTGTTTACCATCAGCGTGCAGACCCACGAGGAGCCCCATCTCATGTCGGCCAAAAACGACATCGTCCTCGACTACGACCAGGTTATGCGCAGCAAGCTGTCCGTTCCTGTGGCGCATAAAATGGGAGCGAAAACGCTGGTATTCTACTCTTTCCCGCGGCATATGGCGCGTCCGCAGTTCCTGGAGCGGAGAAACGTCATGCAGGCGGAATGTGAAAAGCTGGGCATGACGTTCGTGTTCCAGAACGCTCCGGATCCCACCGGAGACGCCGGTCTGTCCGGAACTCAGCAGTTCGTTCTGGAGGACGTTCCCCGTCAGGTTCAAAAATACGGGCCGGACACGGCTTTCTACACGACCAACGTGGGAATGATGGAGCCGCTGGTGAAGGCCGCCGTGGAAAACAAGGCGATCATGGCCGACGCCTGCGACCCGAGCCCTTATCTTGGCTATCCCGGCGCTTTGGGGCTTTCGATTCCTCCCGAGAAGAAGGGAGACGTCGACTACCTGCTGGACGCCATTCAGAAGAAAATCAACGAAGCCGGCGTTACGGGACGCTTCGGCACCACCACGAAGCCGGGCAACATTTACATCACCTACGCGGCCGTGGATTACCTTTTCGGCGTCATCGACGGTCAGATCAAGGGTTACGACCGGCCTAAAATGGAAGAATACATGCGCAAATACCTGGGGGAGAGCACTCAGATTCGTACATATGACGACTCGACTCCAAATATTCTGATGTTTGCGGGAGAAACGATCGTTTTCGATAAGAAATAA
- a CDS encoding sugar ABC transporter ATP-binding protein — translation MKSHLLQLKNISKDYAGNRVLKNVSLDIEEGEIHALIGENGAGKSTLMNILFGMPVIFGSGGFEGEICFNGENVRIDKPQDAMDLGIGMVHQEFMLVPGFTVTENVRLNREMTRPNLVSGLVGKKYETLDVPRMRSDVRAVLDMLNFSLDETELVERLPVSYMQFVEIARELDKPRIRLLVLDEPTAVLGESEADILLKSMKNLRDKGMSILFITHRLAEVRSVADRVTILRDGEVVAALPAAETNIDRLAELMVGRNLALTMDSRNSSLRETDNLSLKIESLEVRMPGEHVKSLDLEVFKGEILGLGGLAGQGKVGVANGVMGLCEASGKVYRDGKPLPLNDPLNALSQGMAFVSEDRRGVGLLLDQSIEMNIAIKAMQARGKFLNGLRVDYRAMRAHALEMIEKLDIRCTGPGQNTRYLSGGNQQKVCIAGALTLEPDLLFVSEPTRGIDVGAKKLVLDLLRVLNRERQMTIVMTSSELGELRSICHRIAIVYNGSVIGILPPDASDREFGLMMAGELQYGNEVA, via the coding sequence ATGAAATCTCATCTGCTGCAGCTCAAAAATATCTCGAAAGATTACGCCGGGAACAGGGTGCTGAAAAACGTCTCTCTCGACATCGAAGAAGGCGAGATTCACGCGCTTATCGGCGAAAACGGGGCCGGAAAATCGACTCTGATGAACATTCTCTTTGGAATGCCGGTGATCTTCGGCTCTGGGGGCTTCGAGGGCGAAATATGCTTTAACGGAGAAAACGTCCGGATCGATAAGCCTCAGGATGCGATGGATTTGGGAATAGGAATGGTTCATCAGGAATTCATGCTTGTGCCGGGTTTTACCGTGACGGAAAACGTCAGGCTCAATCGGGAGATGACCCGCCCCAACCTGGTGAGCGGCCTTGTGGGCAAAAAATACGAGACGCTGGACGTTCCCCGCATGAGAAGCGACGTGCGGGCGGTTCTGGACATGCTGAACTTTTCGCTGGACGAAACGGAGCTCGTCGAAAGGCTTCCGGTCAGCTACATGCAGTTCGTGGAAATCGCCCGGGAACTGGACAAACCGAGGATACGCCTCCTTGTTCTTGATGAACCCACGGCCGTTCTGGGAGAAAGCGAGGCCGACATCCTCCTGAAATCGATGAAAAACCTTCGGGACAAAGGAATGTCCATTCTGTTCATTACGCATCGTTTGGCCGAAGTGCGATCCGTGGCGGACCGCGTTACCATCCTGCGCGACGGGGAGGTTGTCGCCGCTCTGCCGGCCGCGGAGACGAACATCGACCGGCTCGCGGAGCTCATGGTGGGCCGGAATCTCGCCCTGACCATGGACAGCAGAAACTCGTCCCTGCGGGAGACGGACAACCTGTCCCTGAAAATCGAGTCTCTGGAAGTGCGAATGCCTGGAGAACACGTGAAGAGCCTCGACCTCGAAGTTTTCAAAGGTGAGATTCTGGGGCTCGGAGGGCTGGCGGGACAGGGGAAAGTCGGGGTGGCGAACGGCGTGATGGGCCTCTGCGAGGCGTCGGGAAAGGTGTACAGAGATGGAAAACCTTTGCCGCTGAACGACCCTCTGAACGCGCTCTCTCAGGGAATGGCCTTTGTTTCGGAGGATCGGCGCGGAGTTGGGCTGCTGCTCGACCAGTCCATTGAGATGAACATCGCCATAAAAGCGATGCAGGCCCGAGGGAAATTTTTGAACGGCCTTCGGGTGGACTACAGGGCAATGCGCGCCCATGCTCTCGAAATGATCGAAAAGCTGGACATCCGCTGCACGGGGCCGGGGCAGAACACCCGGTATCTGTCGGGGGGCAACCAGCAGAAAGTTTGTATCGCCGGAGCTTTGACGCTGGAGCCCGACCTGCTTTTTGTGTCGGAGCCCACCCGGGGCATCGACGTGGGGGCCAAAAAACTGGTGCTGGATCTCCTGAGGGTCCTGAACAGAGAACGGCAGATGACCATCGTCATGACGTCGTCGGAGCTGGGAGAGTTGCGTTCGATCTGTCACCGCATCGCCATTGTTTACAACGGCAGCGTCATCGGGATCCTGCCTCCCGACGCCTCCGACAGAGAGTTTGGGCTGATGATGGCGGGAGAACTTCAGTATGGGAACGAGGTGGCGTGA
- a CDS encoding ABC transporter permease, which produces MKSPASDEGLKRESILSSISRNFGLARFIIVLFLIYLLIQAYFLKLPMPSLFSNMLTRLAMNVVLTLAMIPTIQGGMGPNFALPLGIVCGLVGMAVSMEYSMAPLTAFVAALVIAVILAIASGWLYGAFLNGVSGQEMTVGTYFGFSIVSLMCIFWTVAPFSNPELIWAIGGKGLRNTISLKGSLGGILDSLWSFEIFSVEVPAGTLLFVAVCCALVRALMRSRVGVSITAVGNNPRFAMASGLNVKKHRILAMVFSNVLAAVGIVIYSQSFGFLQLYLAPLFMGFISVASILIGGASMRNAGITHALVGTFLFQSILVVSMPVANVVFTDNMSDICRIIVSNGIILYALTRKSEGAR; this is translated from the coding sequence ATGAAAAGTCCGGCTTCCGATGAAGGCCTGAAACGCGAATCGATACTGTCCTCAATTTCCAGAAATTTCGGGCTTGCGCGTTTCATCATCGTTCTGTTTCTTATTTATCTTCTGATACAGGCATATTTTCTGAAATTACCCATGCCTTCGCTTTTTTCCAATATGCTGACCCGGCTTGCCATGAACGTGGTTTTGACGCTTGCGATGATTCCCACGATACAGGGGGGGATGGGGCCGAATTTCGCGCTCCCTTTGGGTATCGTCTGCGGGCTGGTGGGGATGGCGGTGTCGATGGAGTACAGCATGGCGCCGCTGACGGCGTTTGTGGCGGCTTTGGTCATCGCCGTCATTCTGGCGATTGCGAGCGGGTGGCTGTACGGAGCGTTCCTGAACGGCGTCAGCGGGCAGGAAATGACGGTCGGAACGTATTTCGGCTTTTCCATCGTCTCTCTCATGTGCATTTTCTGGACGGTGGCGCCCTTCTCCAATCCGGAGCTGATCTGGGCCATCGGAGGAAAGGGCCTTCGCAACACGATTTCGCTGAAAGGCAGTCTTGGCGGGATTCTTGATTCGCTCTGGTCCTTTGAAATTTTTTCCGTGGAGGTTCCGGCGGGGACGCTTTTGTTTGTGGCGGTCTGCTGCGCTCTGGTTCGGGCGCTGATGCGCTCCCGAGTGGGAGTTTCCATCACCGCCGTCGGCAACAATCCCCGTTTCGCCATGGCATCGGGCCTGAACGTAAAAAAGCACAGGATCCTGGCGATGGTTTTTTCCAATGTTCTGGCGGCGGTGGGAATCGTCATCTACTCGCAGAGTTTCGGTTTTCTTCAGCTTTACCTCGCTCCGCTGTTCATGGGGTTCATTTCCGTGGCGTCGATTCTGATCGGCGGCGCGTCCATGAGAAACGCCGGCATAACCCACGCTCTGGTGGGGACGTTTTTGTTCCAGTCGATTCTGGTGGTGTCGATGCCGGTGGCCAACGTCGTTTTTACGGACAATATGTCAGATATTTGCAGAATTATCGTCAGTAATGGCATTATTCTTTACGCACTGACGCGCAAAAGCGAGGGGGCACGTTAA